Part of the Lotus japonicus ecotype B-129 chromosome 6, LjGifu_v1.2 genome, tttgatatttatttattttgctgGCAGATATATGCAGCAGTTTATCTGGGGAGAGACGGTTTTCTGCACAACGTCCTGGCCTTCTCTTGGTACATTGCCATTGCATTTGATTTTTGTAACTTATTTTCAGGATTAGTGTTTAATCAATGGAGCTCTCACTTGTGCTGGTTGTTTTCTGATGTGGTGTAGTTTATTTAATTGTAGGCCAGGTCAATGATCCAACGGTTTTGTACTTCTGTTTCGGTTCCGGGGTACCACGAAGGTGCATTTCCGTCTGATTTATTGTCCAATAAGCCTCTCGCAACATCTGAGCGTGATATAGGTATGAATTATATACTGGTGTTTCATAGTTTGATGCATTTTGATATTTCTAAAAGGAGAGCTGAGCTTATTTGCCTGCTAGGGGTGAATTTTTATCTGGCCTAGATGATTGAGATATGAGATATGTTTCAATGTCCATTTTGTGTCGTTAATGTATTTCATTATGATTTAGGGCTTTGTCAGGATCTTTTAATTCCAGTAACAAACTTTCATAATGAAGACAAGGGCTTAATGGTTTTAGCTGGAGATGTTTTTGATGTGCCCATTCGCAAGGATATTATTCATCGTGTTGTTAGGTGGCAGCTTGCAAAACGACAACAGGTTGTGATTGCATAGTCTTTTCCTCTCTTAATGGTTTATTGGATATATAATTTGTCTAGTAGTATAGATCCACATTGTTGGTGATGAAAATTTCCCATGAGATTATTATGTGTTTCCTAATAGATATGGCCAACAGGGAACTCACTCAACCAAAACCGTAAGTGAGGTCAGGGGGACTGGAAGAAAGATGTATAAACAAAAGGGATTGGGAAAAGCAAGGCACGGATCACAGCGTGTGCATCTGGTAGTGTAACGTTCTGCTCATAATTGCCAGTCTATCTTTATTCATCCGCTACTGACAGTTTTCTGTTCTTTCCACCCTTATCGACACtggaaattaataaatataattaatgataACAGTTCAGGGGTGGTGCTGCCATGCATGGCCCGAAGCCCCGTAGCCATGCTTTCAAACTCAATAAGAAGGTTCGCCGTCTGGGGCTGAAGATTGCTTTGTCAGCTCGTGCAGCAGAAGGAAAGGCAAGTCTCCGCCATCTCTGCCCTTGCCTTCTCCCTATAAACAATAACAACACATCTTTTCTACTTTATTCTGTCTGCTGCTTTTTTTTGCGTTCTTGCGTATACTCAATACGGTGATTATTTaccagaaaaataaataataatttggtGTGACTTTTCACTTCTTAAAGATTTcatctttagattttataaatttattggtTGAATTCTTATTTCTTTTAAGGGCTTCTTTGTtgttgatatttttattgataTCAAAATTTAAGACAGTTCAGGGAAGCCTACTGCATAGTCATTTTGCATTTAATATGTCATATGTATTTTCTCAGCCTCACTCAATCGTACTGTTTCTTTAATCCTTTTCTTGAGCTATAAAAATAACCAGTGCAAGCTGTTCTTTTAAACTGCAAGCAACTTCTGAATACAATTGTGTTTGAGTAAAGGTTAACCGTACTTTACGCAGCCCAGATCAAAATACATGCCCCTCTCTTAACTGAGCTATAAAGTTTTGTCATTAAAAGTGGGCGTGAAGGTCACATGACTGCTTACTGCAGCAAAACTACCTATAGAAACTTCATAAGAAACAGGAAGATAACTCATGAAACACAAAGAAAAGGGCAATGCTTCTACATCAGCTGTCCTTGGACTGCTTCTGTCTTGTGACTTAGATTGTTCTTTGGGGCATGTATCTCTATCCtgatattataatatattgttTTCATTACCAAAATGTCTCATTGTCATTCTAATAGGGTTTATTACATTGTTCATTCTTGCATTTGTTTTGTACATGAGGTGTTATTTGGATTTCTTTCTGATAGTAATAGCGATAGACCTGTTATAACAATGGTTTATCAGAGGAGGGGAAAGGAGAAGGTCGTCTGGTCATGCCATGTGGGCAGTTAGGATTTTCTATCTGATTTTTGGGGAAGAACAGTTGTTAGTGTCTGTTATAAATAGCTGGGCTTGTCTGTTAGTTAGTTAGACAGTTCTGGAGTAGGAAATTGTGGAGAGGGTTGGGACTCTCGAATTCCCCAACAACTTGTATCTGTTTACCTAATTTCCCAATTGGGATTAGGGTTCTATAGCAATAACAATCAATTCAATATCTGCAGTTAGTTCTATCACTTTCAtgccataatttttttttttttgtatttatacAGCTTCTTGTCTTTGAGGATCTGGATGTTCTCACACATAAAACCAAGAACATTGTGAATTATTTCAAACAAATGGAGGACTCCAAGAAACTTCTGCTCGTAGATGGTGGCCCCATAAATGAAAAGCTAAAATTAGCTACACAAAATCTACATTATGTTAACGTCCTTCCCTCCATTGTAAGTTTCTGTTTTATCCATGTTACTTCTAACATAGTTTGAATGGAAGTGATAATATCATTGTCATTGTGTTGTGTCGTGAGGGCCCCCCTCCCTGTCGTGGCATTGGAGGCggcataaatatatttttatacacCACATTAGACACTGCaactttcacccaaaaccttttgGCAATACGTGTACGGGTACTTTCACTTATATACTGTTCAacactttctttttcatcaaaCGTGTGagatcttttttattttttactcacACTTGAGTTCTCAACAATGTGAGTCATCACCATATTACCATCCTCACCCTTTGCACTTTGCAGAAGGTTGTTAGTCAATCAGGATTGTAACCATTGGCTCAATCAAAAGACCAACTTTTTAGTAAAACCACTTATAACAAGGTCTTTTTCAATGTTTTCTCCTGGTTGTTATCTAAACCCAACTATCTTCAATTTTATCGACTTTTGTCACTAGAGCCTCTATTGGTGGTCTTCTCATACAACCAAATTATTGTACGAGATTTTCCATCATCTTCTCCTTCATAGGGGCTACTCCTCCTTTCTTTCAGATAGTTGTCATTTTTAGTATTATATATTCACTCATCCACTACAGCATTGTCATCTTACATATGCTCATTTGTTCGCTTCTATTGGCACTTCAATGCCTATCATCCACTATGATAAATCATTATTGATCTAATAATTAtccaatataattttatttgttgtttgatAGTGTCAACTTGTGACTAGAAATGAGTGTAGCATGTCGATTTGTATGTGTGAGACATCTCCATGGGCACTTTGCAAGATGGACATAAAGTAGTTAAATTGCACAGCTTATGATATGATGCAATATTCACAAAGTTTAACCTCCAAAACATCGCTAACTCTGTATCTTGGACTTTACCCCATGCCCTATTTCTGACTT contains:
- the LOC130724571 gene encoding uncharacterized protein LOC130724571; the protein is MAALISKRLLRSSESLHSLGRRCFHQSRDICSSLSGERRFSAQRPGLLLARSMIQRFCTSVSVPGYHEGAFPSDLLSNKPLATSERDIGLCQDLLIPVTNFHNEDKGLMVLAGDVFDVPIRKDIIHRVVRWQLAKRQQGTHSTKTVSEVRGTGRKMYKQKGLGKARHGSQRVHLFRGGAAMHGPKPRSHAFKLNKKVRRLGLKIALSARAAEGKLLVFEDLDVLTHKTKNIVNYFKQMEDSKKLLLVDGGPINEKLKLATQNLHYVNVLPSIGLNVYSILLHDTLVMSRDAVNKIVERMHTPISR